Proteins encoded within one genomic window of Streptomyces kaniharaensis:
- a CDS encoding metal ABC transporter substrate-binding protein: MIGRRACTSIALAATTLVASLTLTACGGSSSAKGADGKLDVVASFYPMEFLARQIGGDHVAVTDLTAAGVEPHDLELTAKQVGAVQKADAVVYLKGLQPTVDQAVDQSSAKHRIDATAASPLVDHHLDEGTEEGNGQKAKGPAGDPHIWLDPTRYAAIARSVGDEFAKADPAHADDYRKNTDELVGKLDALDKEFQAGLKNATTRTFVTSHAAFGYLADHYGLTQVAINGVDPESEPTPARLAEVQKAARDNGVTTIFFETLVSPRLADTVAKDLGLRTAVLDPLEGVKDPSKDDYLSVMKQNLANLQAALGATSAAPSTATS; the protein is encoded by the coding sequence ATGATCGGACGACGTGCCTGCACCTCCATAGCCCTCGCCGCCACCACTCTCGTCGCCTCCCTCACCCTCACCGCCTGCGGCGGCAGCAGCAGCGCCAAGGGTGCGGACGGCAAGCTGGACGTCGTCGCCTCCTTCTACCCGATGGAGTTCCTCGCCCGGCAGATCGGCGGGGACCACGTCGCGGTCACCGACCTCACCGCGGCCGGCGTCGAGCCGCACGACCTCGAGCTCACCGCCAAGCAGGTCGGCGCCGTCCAGAAGGCCGACGCCGTCGTCTACCTCAAGGGCCTCCAGCCCACCGTCGACCAGGCGGTCGACCAGTCCTCCGCCAAGCACAGGATCGACGCCACCGCCGCCAGCCCGCTGGTCGACCACCACCTCGACGAGGGCACCGAGGAGGGCAACGGCCAGAAGGCGAAGGGCCCGGCCGGCGACCCGCACATCTGGCTCGACCCGACCCGTTACGCGGCGATCGCCAGGAGCGTCGGCGACGAGTTCGCCAAGGCCGATCCGGCGCACGCGGACGACTACCGGAAGAACACCGACGAACTGGTCGGCAAGCTCGACGCCCTGGACAAGGAGTTCCAGGCCGGGCTGAAGAACGCCACGACCAGGACCTTCGTCACCAGCCACGCCGCCTTCGGCTACCTCGCCGACCACTACGGCCTCACCCAGGTCGCCATCAACGGCGTCGACCCGGAGTCCGAGCCCACCCCGGCCCGCCTCGCCGAGGTGCAGAAGGCCGCCAGGGACAACGGCGTCACCACGATCTTCTTCGAGACCCTGGTCAGCCCCAGGCTCGCCGACACCGTCGCCAAGGACCTCGGCCTCAGGACCGCCGTCCTGGACCCGCTGGAAGGCGTCAAGGACCCGTCCAAGGACGACTACCTGAGCGTCATGAAGCAGAACCTGGCCAACCTCCAGGCCGCCCTGGGCGCGACGAGCGCCGCCCCTTCCACGGCCACGAGCTGA
- a CDS encoding metal ABC transporter ATP-binding protein: protein MNHAIPPAVHLRDAVASRGGRPVLRGVDLTVHPGEVVALLGANGSGKSTTVKAVTGSVPLDRGDLELFGIPFAKFRAWHRIGYVPQRTTAASGVPATVREVVSTGRLPQHRLLPFRRRDREAVDRALAAVGMLDRAGDGVADLSGGQQQRVLIARALVGSPDLLIMDEPMAGVDAASQQVLADTLRAEVARGAAVLLVLHELGPLEPLIDRAVVLRDGCVAHDGPPVPNTGLHALPGHDHVHPHAGHTPPRLLA from the coding sequence ATGAACCACGCCATACCCCCGGCCGTCCACCTTCGCGACGCCGTCGCCTCGCGCGGCGGCCGACCGGTGCTGCGCGGCGTCGACCTGACGGTCCATCCCGGCGAGGTGGTCGCCCTGCTCGGCGCCAACGGCTCCGGCAAGTCGACCACCGTCAAGGCCGTGACCGGCTCCGTCCCCCTGGACCGGGGCGACCTGGAGCTGTTCGGCATCCCCTTCGCCAAGTTCCGCGCCTGGCACCGGATCGGGTACGTCCCGCAGCGCACCACCGCGGCCTCCGGAGTCCCGGCGACGGTGCGCGAGGTGGTCTCCACCGGACGGCTGCCGCAGCACCGCCTGCTGCCGTTCCGCCGCCGGGACCGCGAGGCGGTGGACCGCGCGCTCGCCGCCGTCGGCATGCTCGACCGGGCCGGCGACGGCGTCGCCGACCTGTCCGGCGGCCAGCAGCAGCGGGTGCTGATCGCCCGCGCCCTGGTCGGCTCCCCCGACCTGCTGATCATGGACGAGCCGATGGCCGGCGTGGACGCCGCCAGCCAGCAGGTGCTCGCCGACACCCTGCGCGCCGAGGTCGCCCGCGGCGCCGCCGTCCTCCTCGTGCTGCACGAACTCGGGCCGCTGGAGCCGCTGATCGACCGCGCCGTCGTCCTGCGGGACGGCTGCGTCGCGCACGACGGCCCGCCCGTCCCCAACACCGGCCTGCACGCACTGCCCGGCCACGACCACGTCCACCCGCACGCCGGCCACACCCCGCCGAGGCTGCTCGCATGA
- a CDS encoding metal ABC transporter permease, with protein MTEMLSYDFMQRALLAAVLVGITAPAVGIYLVQRRQALMGDGMGHVAMTGVGLGFIFQTSPVWMAVLVCVLGAVTMELVRSRGNQRGDIALAMLFYGGMACGKLLVSLSAQAGAGSLESYLWGSILTVAPEDLAAIAVLGAVVIAVTVGLRRQLFAICQDEDFTRVTGLPVRTLNLLLAVMAAVTVTVAMRVVGLLLVSALMVVPVVAAQQLTRSFAATQAASIALGVVVSLAGVTGSYHLDVPSGPAIVLLAIGVFAVFSVIAAPLARRRHRAGADSGPRECDVQLPTQGSVPGRNSPQNSLQGSSDTTTPERRAGLAQ; from the coding sequence ATGACCGAGATGCTCTCCTACGACTTCATGCAGCGCGCCCTGCTCGCCGCCGTCCTGGTCGGGATCACCGCCCCCGCCGTCGGCATCTACCTGGTGCAGCGCCGGCAGGCCCTGATGGGCGACGGCATGGGCCACGTCGCGATGACCGGCGTCGGCCTCGGCTTCATCTTCCAGACCAGCCCGGTCTGGATGGCCGTCCTGGTCTGCGTGCTCGGCGCCGTCACCATGGAACTGGTCCGCTCACGCGGCAACCAGCGCGGCGACATCGCCCTCGCGATGCTCTTCTACGGCGGCATGGCCTGCGGCAAGCTGCTCGTCTCGCTCTCCGCCCAGGCCGGCGCCGGCTCGCTGGAGAGCTACCTGTGGGGCTCCATCCTGACCGTCGCCCCGGAGGACCTGGCCGCCATCGCGGTGCTCGGCGCCGTGGTCATCGCGGTCACCGTCGGCCTGCGCCGCCAGCTCTTCGCGATCTGCCAGGACGAGGACTTCACCCGGGTCACCGGGCTGCCGGTGCGCACGCTCAACCTGCTGCTCGCGGTGATGGCCGCGGTCACCGTCACCGTCGCCATGCGGGTCGTCGGGCTGCTGCTGGTCAGCGCCCTGATGGTGGTCCCGGTCGTCGCCGCCCAGCAGCTCACCCGTTCCTTCGCCGCCACCCAGGCCGCCTCGATCGCGCTCGGCGTGGTCGTCTCGCTGGCCGGCGTCACCGGCTCGTACCACCTCGACGTCCCCTCCGGCCCGGCCATCGTGCTGCTCGCCATCGGCGTCTTCGCGGTGTTCAGCGTGATCGCCGCGCCGCTGGCCCGCCGGCGCCACCGGGCCGGCGCCGACTCCGGGCCGCGCGAGTGCGACGTCCAACTGCCCACTCAGGGTTCCGTTCCCGGGCGGAATTCCCCACAGAACTCCCTTCAAGGCTCCTCTGACACGACCACGCCGGAGCGGCGGGCGGGGCTGGCACAATGA
- a CDS encoding Fur family transcriptional regulator: MTTAGPSPRARSTRQRAAVSAALDEIEDFRSAQELHDMLKHRGDSVGLTTVYRTLQSLADAGEVDVLRTADGEAVYRRCSSGHHHHLVCRHCGATVEVEGPAVERWANSVAAEHGFSDIAHTLEIFGTCAECAKKG, translated from the coding sequence GTGACCACCGCAGGCCCGTCGCCGCGCGCCCGATCGACCCGGCAGCGTGCCGCCGTCTCGGCGGCCCTGGACGAGATCGAGGACTTCCGCAGCGCGCAGGAGCTCCACGACATGCTCAAGCACCGCGGAGACTCCGTCGGTCTGACCACGGTCTACCGCACCCTCCAGTCGCTCGCCGACGCTGGCGAGGTGGACGTGCTGCGCACCGCCGACGGTGAGGCGGTGTACCGCCGGTGCAGCAGCGGGCACCACCACCACCTGGTCTGCCGGCACTGCGGCGCGACCGTCGAGGTGGAGGGCCCGGCGGTGGAGCGGTGGGCCAACTCGGTCGCCGCCGAGCACGGGTTCAGCGACATCGCGCACACCCTGGAGATCTTCGGCACTTGCGCGGAGTGCGCCAAGAAGGGCTGA
- a CDS encoding isoprenyl transferase, with the protein MAARRLFGGGKQRAYAPPTPHPSGAQPPKIPGELVPEHVAIVMDGNGRWAKERGLPRTEGHKVGESVVLDVLKGAIELGVKNISLYAFSTENWKRSPDEVKFLMNFNRDVIRRRRDEMDAMGVRIRWAGRMPKLWKSVVQELQVAEEQTKGNDAVTLYMCVNYGGRAELADAAQAIARDVAAGKLDPKKVNEKTLAKYMYHPDMPDVDLFLRPSGEQRTSNFLLWQSAYAEFVFQDVLWPDFDRRDLWRACEQYAMRDRRFGGAIPNEVPAPLELPSQR; encoded by the coding sequence ATGGCAGCGCGACGGCTCTTCGGCGGCGGCAAGCAGCGGGCGTACGCTCCCCCGACCCCGCACCCCAGCGGCGCACAGCCCCCGAAGATCCCCGGCGAGCTGGTGCCCGAGCACGTCGCGATCGTGATGGACGGCAATGGCCGCTGGGCCAAGGAGCGCGGGCTGCCCCGTACCGAGGGCCACAAGGTCGGCGAGTCCGTCGTGCTCGACGTCCTCAAGGGCGCCATCGAGCTCGGGGTCAAGAACATCTCGCTGTACGCGTTCTCCACCGAGAACTGGAAGCGCTCGCCCGACGAGGTGAAGTTCCTGATGAACTTCAACCGGGACGTCATCCGCCGCCGCCGCGACGAGATGGACGCGATGGGGGTGCGGATCCGCTGGGCCGGCCGGATGCCCAAGCTGTGGAAGAGCGTCGTCCAGGAGCTCCAGGTCGCCGAGGAGCAGACCAAGGGCAACGACGCCGTCACGCTCTACATGTGCGTCAACTACGGTGGCCGGGCCGAACTGGCGGACGCGGCACAGGCGATCGCGCGGGACGTGGCGGCCGGGAAGCTCGACCCGAAGAAGGTCAACGAGAAGACCCTCGCCAAGTACATGTACCACCCGGACATGCCGGACGTGGACCTGTTCCTGCGCCCCAGCGGCGAGCAGCGCACCTCCAACTTCCTGCTCTGGCAGTCCGCGTACGCCGAGTTCGTGTTCCAGGACGTGCTCTGGCCGGACTTCGACCGCCGCGACCTGTGGCGCGCCTGCGAGCAGTACGCGATGCGCGACCGCCGCTTCGGCGGGGCGATCCCGAACGAGGTGCCCGCGCCGCTGGAGCTGCCCTCGCAGCGCTGA
- the recO gene encoding DNA repair protein RecO: MSLFRDDGVVLRAQKLGEADRIITLLTRQHGKVRAVARGVRKTKSKFGARLEPFSHVDVQFFSRGSDLVGRGLPLCTQVETIAPYGGSIVTDYGRYTAGTAMLETAERFAENEGEPAVQQYLLLVGGLRTLAAGLHESHLVLDAFLLRSLAVNGYGASFTDCAKCGLEGPNRFFSLPAGGVLCTDCRVPGCAVPSPETLVLLGALLSGDWQTADACEPRYWREGSGLVAAYLQWHLERGIRSMRYVEK, translated from the coding sequence ATGAGCTTGTTCCGGGACGACGGCGTGGTGCTGCGGGCGCAGAAGCTCGGCGAGGCCGACCGGATCATCACCCTGCTGACCCGCCAGCACGGCAAGGTGCGGGCGGTGGCACGCGGAGTGCGCAAGACCAAGTCCAAGTTCGGCGCCCGCCTGGAGCCGTTCTCGCACGTGGACGTGCAGTTCTTCAGCCGGGGGAGCGACCTGGTCGGGCGCGGGCTGCCGCTGTGCACCCAGGTGGAGACGATCGCGCCGTACGGCGGTTCGATCGTCACCGACTACGGCCGCTACACGGCCGGGACGGCGATGCTGGAGACGGCCGAGCGGTTCGCCGAGAACGAGGGCGAACCGGCCGTCCAGCAGTACCTGCTGCTCGTGGGGGGCCTTCGCACCCTCGCGGCCGGGCTGCACGAGTCGCATCTGGTGCTGGACGCCTTCCTGCTGCGCTCGCTCGCCGTGAACGGGTACGGCGCGAGCTTCACCGACTGCGCCAAGTGCGGCCTGGAGGGGCCGAACCGTTTCTTCTCGCTTCCGGCGGGCGGTGTGCTCTGCACGGACTGCCGAGTGCCCGGATGTGCCGTACCCTCCCCTGAGACACTGGTACTGCTCGGGGCGCTGCTGTCAGGGGACTGGCAGACGGCCGATGCCTGCGAGCCGCGGTACTGGCGGGAGGGCAGCGGCCTGGTCGCGGCCTATCTGCAGTGGCACCTGGAGCGGGGCATCCGCTCGATGAGATACGTGGAGAAGTGA
- a CDS encoding TerB family tellurite resistance protein, with protein MTRLWGVRPRWRTDVLGDFFCPGCGGDRNYRRQHGRRWLRLLGTPVLPLGPVIGSVQCTGCHGRFGVESLEQPTCVRLGGMLRDAQYTIALALLAAGGTAHRAAREAACTAVREAGFEDCGEAQVLAALAALSGLGGELHDAHDVGAPSGRRLGESSGLAVELHAVLEPLAPHLAHQGRERLLLQGAAIALADGRYLPQEREALAAVGRCLDLPQARVGALLEAATRAPY; from the coding sequence GTGACCAGGTTGTGGGGTGTACGCCCGCGGTGGCGGACCGACGTTCTCGGTGACTTCTTCTGTCCCGGCTGTGGCGGGGACCGCAACTACCGGCGCCAGCACGGCCGGCGGTGGCTGCGCCTGCTGGGGACCCCGGTGCTCCCGCTCGGCCCGGTCATCGGCAGCGTGCAGTGCACCGGCTGCCACGGCCGCTTCGGGGTGGAGAGCCTCGAACAGCCCACCTGCGTCCGGCTCGGCGGCATGCTGCGGGACGCCCAGTACACGATCGCGCTGGCCCTGCTCGCGGCCGGCGGCACCGCCCACCGGGCGGCCCGGGAGGCGGCCTGCACGGCGGTGCGCGAGGCCGGGTTCGAGGACTGCGGCGAGGCCCAGGTGCTGGCCGCGCTCGCCGCCCTGTCCGGGCTCGGCGGCGAACTCCACGACGCACACGACGTGGGGGCGCCGTCCGGTCGGAGGCTGGGGGAGAGCAGCGGGCTGGCCGTGGAACTGCACGCGGTGCTCGAACCGCTCGCGCCGCACCTGGCCCACCAGGGCCGGGAGCGGCTGCTGCTCCAGGGCGCGGCGATCGCGCTCGCCGACGGGCGCTACCTGCCGCAGGAGCGGGAGGCGCTGGCCGCGGTCGGGCGCTGCCTGGACCTGCCGCAGGCCCGGGTCGGGGCGCTGCTGGAGGCGGCCACCCGGGCGCCGTACTAG
- the leuA gene encoding 2-isopropylmalate synthase, which yields MTEQSSVASVPAGRAFVDRPTPITAASVRQQPSGMRHGRYLPFGTVDLADRTWPDKVITKAPRWLSTDLRDGNQALIDPMSPARKRKMFDLLVKMGYKEIEVGFPSSGATDHAFVRSLIEEGAIPEDVTISVLTQAREELIEKTVESLVGAPRATVHLYNATAPLFRRVVFRNDKAATKAIATEGTRLVVEYAEKLLGDDTVFGYQYSPEIFVDTELDFALEVCEAVMDVWQPGEGREIILNLPATIERATPNVQADQFEWMSRNLSRREFVCLSVHPHNDRGTAVASAELAYQAGADRIEGCLFGQGERTGNVDLVTLGMNLFSQGIDPQIDFSDIDEVRRTAEYCNQMEVHPRHPYAGDLVYTSFSGSHQDAIKKGFDALEADAKAAGVPVEEHTWGVPYLPIDPKDVGRTYEAVIRVNSQSGKGGVAYVLKNDHKLDLPRRMQIEFSRIIQAKTDAEGGEITPAEIWRVFEDEYLPTSDNPWGRISLGGSRTLTTEDGRDALIAGALVDGVPVDLAGVGNGPVSAFADALARIDVDVRVLDYSEHALSEGGDAQAAAYVECAVEGKVLWGVGIDANTVLASLKAMISAVNRAQRG from the coding sequence ATGACCGAGCAGAGCTCCGTCGCATCCGTCCCCGCCGGTCGCGCCTTCGTCGACCGCCCCACGCCCATCACCGCCGCGAGCGTCCGCCAGCAGCCGTCCGGCATGCGGCACGGGCGCTACCTGCCGTTCGGCACCGTCGACCTGGCCGACCGGACCTGGCCGGACAAGGTGATCACCAAGGCGCCGCGCTGGCTGTCCACCGACCTGCGGGACGGCAACCAGGCGCTGATCGACCCGATGTCGCCGGCCCGCAAGCGCAAGATGTTCGACCTGCTGGTCAAGATGGGCTACAAGGAGATCGAGGTCGGCTTCCCCTCCTCCGGCGCCACCGACCACGCCTTCGTGCGCTCGCTGATCGAGGAGGGGGCGATCCCCGAGGACGTCACCATCTCGGTGCTGACGCAGGCCCGCGAGGAGCTGATCGAGAAGACCGTCGAGTCGCTGGTCGGCGCCCCGCGCGCGACCGTCCACCTGTACAACGCGACCGCGCCGCTGTTCCGCCGGGTGGTGTTCCGCAACGACAAGGCCGCCACCAAGGCGATCGCCACCGAGGGCACCCGGCTGGTGGTGGAGTACGCGGAGAAGCTGCTGGGCGACGACACCGTCTTCGGCTACCAGTACTCGCCGGAGATCTTCGTCGACACCGAGCTGGACTTCGCCCTGGAGGTCTGCGAGGCGGTCATGGACGTCTGGCAGCCGGGCGAGGGCCGCGAGATCATCCTGAACCTGCCGGCCACCATCGAGCGGGCCACCCCGAACGTCCAGGCCGACCAGTTCGAGTGGATGTCGCGCAACCTGTCGCGCCGCGAGTTCGTCTGCCTGTCGGTGCACCCGCACAACGACCGCGGCACCGCCGTCGCCTCCGCCGAACTGGCCTACCAGGCCGGCGCCGACCGCATCGAGGGCTGCCTGTTCGGCCAGGGCGAGCGGACGGGCAACGTCGACCTGGTCACCCTGGGCATGAACCTGTTCTCGCAGGGCATCGACCCGCAGATCGACTTCTCCGACATCGACGAGGTGCGCCGCACCGCCGAGTACTGCAACCAGATGGAGGTGCACCCGCGCCACCCGTACGCCGGCGACCTGGTGTACACCTCCTTCTCCGGCTCGCACCAGGACGCCATCAAGAAGGGCTTCGACGCCCTGGAGGCGGACGCGAAGGCGGCAGGCGTGCCGGTCGAGGAGCACACCTGGGGCGTGCCGTACCTGCCGATCGACCCGAAGGACGTCGGCCGCACCTACGAGGCGGTCATCCGGGTCAACAGCCAGTCCGGCAAGGGCGGTGTCGCGTACGTCCTGAAGAACGACCACAAGCTGGACCTGCCGCGCCGGATGCAGATCGAGTTCTCCCGGATCATCCAGGCCAAGACCGACGCCGAGGGCGGCGAGATCACCCCGGCCGAGATCTGGCGGGTCTTCGAGGACGAGTACCTGCCCACCAGCGACAACCCGTGGGGCCGGATCTCGCTGGGCGGTTCGCGCACCCTGACCACCGAGGACGGCCGGGACGCGCTGATCGCCGGCGCGCTGGTGGACGGCGTACCGGTCGACCTGGCCGGTGTCGGCAACGGCCCGGTCTCCGCGTTCGCCGACGCGCTGGCCCGGATCGACGTGGACGTGCGCGTCCTGGACTACTCCGAGCACGCGCTGAGCGAGGGCGGCGACGCCCAGGCCGCCGCGTACGTGGAGTGCGCGGTGGAGGGCAAGGTGCTGTGGGGCGTCGGCATCGACGCCAACACCGTGCTGGCGTCGCTGAAGGCGATGATCAGCGCCGTCAACCGGGCGCAGCGCGGGTAG
- a CDS encoding M4 family metallopeptidase translates to MTAATPFCSIVPPYVLDRLAEAGHEPAVRSLVLDAAHRAARLAVPAPTPGGTALSRVVCDAGHARKLPGRTARTEGQTPVADPSVNHAYDGLGATFGLYADAYGRHSIDDQGMRLDATVHYSQHYDNAFWDGHRMVFGDGDGEIFGDFTACIDVIGHELTHGVTQFTAGLEYHDQPGALNESVSDVFGSLVKQYALRQDAADADWLIGAGLLAPGVQGVALRSMKAPGTAYDDPRLGKDPQPAHLRDYVQTSEDNGGVHINSGIPNHAFYLLATALGGRAWDRAGRIWYDALTGRRLPADADFTAFARATVAAARARYADQPSVADTVTASWAQVGVSPG, encoded by the coding sequence ATGACTGCTGCGACGCCGTTCTGTTCGATCGTCCCGCCGTACGTCCTCGACCGCCTCGCCGAAGCCGGTCACGAGCCCGCCGTCCGCTCCCTCGTCCTCGACGCCGCCCACCGCGCCGCCCGCCTCGCCGTGCCGGCGCCCACCCCGGGCGGCACCGCCCTCAGCCGGGTCGTCTGCGACGCCGGCCACGCCCGGAAGCTGCCCGGTCGGACCGCCCGCACCGAGGGCCAGACCCCGGTCGCCGACCCGTCCGTCAACCACGCCTACGACGGCCTCGGCGCCACCTTCGGGCTGTACGCCGACGCCTACGGCCGCCACTCGATCGACGACCAGGGGATGCGCCTGGACGCCACCGTGCACTACAGCCAGCACTACGACAACGCCTTCTGGGACGGCCACCGGATGGTCTTCGGCGACGGCGACGGCGAGATCTTCGGCGACTTCACCGCCTGCATCGACGTCATCGGTCACGAACTCACCCACGGCGTCACCCAGTTCACCGCCGGCCTGGAGTACCACGACCAGCCCGGCGCGCTCAACGAGTCGGTCTCCGACGTCTTCGGCTCGCTGGTCAAGCAGTACGCGCTGCGCCAGGACGCCGCCGACGCCGACTGGCTGATCGGCGCCGGGCTGCTGGCCCCCGGCGTCCAGGGCGTGGCGCTGCGCTCGATGAAGGCGCCGGGCACCGCCTACGACGACCCGCGGCTCGGCAAGGACCCGCAGCCCGCGCACCTGCGCGACTACGTGCAGACCTCCGAGGACAACGGCGGCGTGCACATCAACTCCGGCATCCCCAACCACGCGTTCTACCTGCTGGCCACCGCGCTCGGCGGCAGAGCCTGGGATCGCGCCGGGCGGATCTGGTACGACGCGCTGACCGGCCGGCGGCTGCCCGCCGACGCCGACTTCACCGCCTTCGCCCGGGCCACCGTGGCCGCCGCCAGGGCCCGCTACGCCGACCAGCCGTCGGTGGCGGACACCGTGACGGCGTCCTGGGCGCAGGTCGGCGTCAGCCCGGGCTGA
- a CDS encoding protealysin inhibitor emfourin: MRIQVTRTGGLAGIVRRAELDTAERTDAPHVHALAREAVAGGLRAPSYGVPDGFHYEITVDGRTVHCADPKLTDSQRELVSLVLREGA, from the coding sequence ATGCGCATCCAGGTGACCCGGACCGGCGGCCTCGCGGGAATCGTCCGCCGCGCGGAGCTCGACACCGCCGAACGTACGGACGCCCCGCACGTCCACGCACTCGCCCGCGAGGCCGTCGCGGGCGGGCTGCGGGCCCCGTCGTACGGGGTGCCGGACGGCTTCCACTACGAGATCACCGTCGACGGCCGGACGGTCCACTGCGCCGACCCGAAGCTCACCGACTCGCAGCGCGAGCTGGTGTCGCTGGTGCTGCGCGAGGGCGCGTAG
- the era gene encoding GTPase Era, whose protein sequence is MSAPSSPYRSGFACFVGRPNAGKSTLTNALVGTKVAITSDRPQTTRHTVRGIVHRPDAQLVLVDTPGLHKPRTLLGERLNDLVRSTWAEVDVIGFCLPADQKLGPGDRFIAKELAEIKKTPKVAIVTKTDLVDSKRLAEQLIAVHQLGVELGIEWAEIIPVSAVGDKQVDLVAELITKLLPEGMPLYPDGDLTDEPELIMVAELIREAALEGVRDELPHSLAVVVEEMLPREGRPADRPLLDIHANVYIERQSQKAIVIGAKGSRLKHVGTTARKHIEALLGTPVYLDLHVKVAKDWQRDPKQLRKLGF, encoded by the coding sequence ATGAGTGCCCCTTCCTCCCCGTACCGATCCGGCTTCGCGTGCTTCGTCGGCCGGCCCAACGCGGGCAAGTCGACCCTGACCAACGCCCTGGTGGGGACGAAGGTCGCGATCACCTCCGACCGCCCGCAGACCACCCGGCACACCGTGCGCGGCATCGTCCACCGCCCGGACGCCCAGCTCGTCCTGGTCGACACCCCCGGCCTGCACAAGCCCCGCACCCTGCTCGGCGAGCGTCTCAACGACCTGGTCCGCAGCACCTGGGCCGAGGTCGACGTGATCGGCTTCTGCCTGCCCGCCGACCAGAAGCTCGGCCCCGGCGACAGGTTCATCGCCAAGGAGCTCGCCGAGATCAAGAAGACCCCCAAGGTCGCCATCGTCACCAAGACCGACCTGGTCGACTCCAAGCGGCTGGCCGAGCAGCTGATCGCCGTCCACCAGCTCGGTGTGGAGCTGGGCATCGAGTGGGCCGAGATCATCCCGGTGTCGGCCGTCGGCGACAAGCAGGTCGACCTGGTCGCCGAGCTGATCACCAAGCTGCTGCCGGAGGGCATGCCGCTCTACCCGGACGGCGACCTCACCGACGAGCCCGAGCTGATCATGGTCGCCGAGCTGATCCGCGAGGCCGCGCTGGAGGGCGTGCGGGACGAGCTGCCGCACTCGCTGGCCGTCGTGGTCGAGGAGATGCTGCCGCGCGAGGGCCGCCCGGCGGACCGTCCGCTGCTGGACATCCACGCGAACGTCTACATCGAGCGGCAGAGCCAGAAGGCGATCGTGATCGGCGCCAAGGGCTCGCGGCTCAAGCACGTCGGCACGACGGCGCGCAAGCACATCGAGGCGCTGCTCGGCACGCCGGTCTACCTGGACCTGCACGTCAAGGTGGCCAAGGACTGGCAGCGCGACCCGAAGCAGCTGCGCAAGCTGGGGTTCTGA
- a CDS encoding cytidine/deoxycytidylate deaminase family protein → MSDIVELDPEDKKIITLARSARARNGVPEGAAVRDETGRTYVAGTVALESLRLSALQTAVAMAVASGAKSLEAAAVVTEAQEPAEADLAAVRDLGGAGTPVLLAGPDGTLRVTAEAR, encoded by the coding sequence ATGAGTGACATCGTCGAGCTCGACCCCGAGGACAAGAAGATCATCACCCTGGCCCGCTCGGCCCGCGCCCGCAACGGCGTCCCCGAGGGGGCCGCGGTGCGTGACGAGACCGGCCGGACGTACGTGGCCGGGACGGTCGCGCTGGAGTCGCTGCGGCTGAGCGCGCTGCAGACGGCGGTCGCGATGGCGGTGGCCAGCGGCGCGAAGTCGCTGGAGGCGGCGGCCGTGGTGACCGAGGCGCAGGAGCCGGCCGAGGCCGATCTGGCGGCCGTGCGGGACCTCGGCGGGGCCGGGACGCCGGTGCTGCTGGCCGGCCCGGACGGGACGCTGCGGGTGACGGCCGAGGCCCGCTGA
- a CDS encoding DUF4383 domain-containing protein, giving the protein MKLQDELPVDHKLLMVWRIGAGLGGVFLIVFGALGLADHPGFLDTKGDEIAGLSTNGALAVLSIVVGAILVIGAVIGGNFASNLNMVVGVLFVLSGFYGLTVLGRPDANILNFRMSNVLFAFIFGIVVTTFGMYGRVSSHLPHDNPFWRRRIRAEEPMPSGPKTFVKILHPNPGPTRPVGH; this is encoded by the coding sequence ATGAAGCTGCAAGACGAACTGCCCGTCGACCACAAGCTGCTCATGGTCTGGCGGATCGGAGCGGGGCTCGGAGGGGTCTTCCTGATCGTGTTCGGGGCTCTGGGGCTTGCCGACCACCCGGGCTTCCTGGACACGAAGGGTGACGAGATCGCGGGGCTGTCGACCAACGGCGCGCTGGCCGTCCTGTCCATCGTGGTGGGCGCGATCCTGGTGATCGGGGCGGTGATCGGCGGCAACTTCGCCTCCAACCTGAACATGGTGGTCGGCGTGCTGTTCGTCCTCTCCGGCTTCTACGGCCTGACCGTGCTCGGGCGACCGGACGCGAACATCCTCAACTTCCGGATGTCGAACGTGCTGTTCGCGTTCATCTTCGGGATCGTCGTGACGACCTTCGGCATGTACGGCCGGGTGAGCAGCCACCTGCCGCACGACAACCCGTTCTGGCGCCGGCGGATCAGGGCGGAGGAGCCGATGCCGTCCGGTCCGAAGACCTTCGTCAAGATCCTCCACCCGAACCCGGGGCCGACCCGCCCGGTCGGCCACTGA